From a single Lentisphaera profundi genomic region:
- the hemW gene encoding radical SAM family heme chaperone HemW, which translates to MSSLVEFDSLYVHVPFCKNICDYCILYSVVENSREVRKAYLDKLESDLNQASKQLNSLKTIFVGGGTPSALSFEDLERLIKLLQGLSPQDEFTIECNPSSVDQAKLEMMYSKGVTRLSFGGQSTSRKTRKMLGRRTGDMELFSAIDLAQKVGFTRINVDLIYGVPGQTLADWQFDVEQVLKRGIRHFSAYSLILEEGSELSKRIHETDDDLAVEMYHLCEDLLKEAGLERYEVSNYAVPGQECRHNLDIWLGARYLGLGPAAASFDGVLRWTEKADLKAWIKGEQAEYDQIPQKERSAEVLAFGFRTKLGWKKERLHSLYGIDVLIEYKEILDTLMTQGLLEETKSSIRATQQGLLFADEIASVLVEYAQGISE; encoded by the coding sequence ATGTCTTCATTAGTTGAGTTTGACTCACTTTACGTTCATGTGCCCTTCTGCAAAAATATATGCGATTATTGCATCCTGTATTCCGTAGTAGAGAACTCGAGAGAGGTGCGAAAAGCCTATTTGGATAAACTCGAGAGTGATCTTAATCAAGCCTCAAAACAGTTAAATTCGCTCAAGACAATATTTGTTGGTGGCGGAACTCCTAGTGCATTATCGTTTGAAGATTTAGAGAGGCTGATAAAATTATTGCAGGGTTTATCCCCTCAAGATGAGTTCACAATCGAATGTAATCCTTCATCTGTCGATCAAGCTAAACTAGAGATGATGTACAGTAAGGGCGTAACTCGCTTGAGCTTTGGCGGACAATCTACTTCACGTAAGACAAGAAAGATGCTGGGTAGAAGGACAGGTGATATGGAGTTGTTCAGCGCTATTGATCTGGCTCAAAAGGTAGGTTTTACGCGTATTAATGTAGATTTGATCTATGGCGTACCTGGACAGACTTTGGCGGATTGGCAGTTTGACGTAGAGCAAGTACTGAAACGTGGAATACGTCATTTTTCTGCATATAGTTTGATTTTGGAAGAGGGTTCAGAATTGTCAAAAAGAATTCATGAAACCGATGATGACTTAGCGGTGGAGATGTATCATCTTTGTGAAGATTTACTGAAGGAAGCGGGCTTAGAGCGTTATGAAGTTTCCAATTATGCGGTTCCGGGACAGGAATGTCGACATAATTTAGATATATGGCTAGGGGCGAGATACCTCGGTTTAGGTCCTGCGGCGGCTTCATTTGATGGAGTATTGCGTTGGACAGAAAAGGCCGATTTGAAAGCATGGATAAAGGGTGAACAAGCTGAATATGACCAAATCCCTCAAAAAGAGCGTTCCGCAGAGGTCTTAGCTTTTGGATTCCGTACAAAATTGGGTTGGAAAAAAGAGCGATTGCATTCATTATACGGTATTGATGTTTTAATTGAGTATAAAGAGATATTGGATACACTAATGACTCAAGGATTATTAGAAGAGACAAAAAGTTCTATAAGAGCGACGCAGCAAGGTTTACTTTTTGCGGATGAAATTGCGTCTGTGCTTGTGGAATATGCACAAGGAATTAGTGAATAA
- a CDS encoding FtsB family cell division protein produces MEFAKLTGVFLFLLIVVSGTYIMVPKYIKYNRAQTDLEKTEREVMYLESDVQSHRESLHDLTVKPSAVERVAREKFGLCRKGERVIIFKDEDLYREQLAR; encoded by the coding sequence GTGGAATTTGCAAAACTTACAGGTGTTTTTTTATTTCTACTCATCGTGGTGAGTGGGACTTACATCATGGTGCCTAAGTATATTAAATATAACCGTGCACAAACTGACTTAGAGAAGACCGAGAGAGAAGTTATGTATCTTGAGTCTGATGTGCAAAGTCATCGTGAATCACTTCACGATTTGACAGTGAAGCCTTCTGCAGTAGAACGAGTTGCCAGAGAGAAGTTTGGCTTGTGTAGGAAGGGTGAACGAGTAATCATTTTTAAAGACGAAGACCTATATCGCGAGCAACTAGCTAGATAA